The following are encoded together in the Campylobacteraceae bacterium genome:
- the pyk gene encoding pyruvate kinase — translation MSKKTKILATLGPKSDTVEIIEGLIKAGANMFRLNFSHGTHEYHSQTLANIRTAMKNCDTVVGILQDISGPKVRIGDIKENFSLLKGDTITFVKEDIVGFQKSSNEYVVSLNYPDLLDKVKVNEFIYLYDGTIRAKVVQTGEKIVANIENNGTLGSRKGINFPNTIIDIDVITAKDKIDIAWGVENKVDYFAISFVQNKEDMLQARKLLNGYNGKLIAKIEKFDAVENIDEILEASDGLMVARGDLGIEVPYYDVPTIQKTLIKKGNAVSKPVITATQMLLSMTTNERATRAEISDVANAVLDGTDVVMLSEESAIGDDPVNVVETMSNIIRKTEEIYNYEKQYKMDYLDHFDVIQATATKLADDIHAKGILALTSSGQSALRMSRYRPRTPLYAFSHKKRVLTSLAISWGVNPIATIKEGKSSKMLAKMLASLESKGLLDKKGPYVATVGYPVGMPGSTNIIKILNESEIEYYLSLLDNK, via the coding sequence ATGTCAAAAAAAACTAAAATACTAGCAACACTAGGACCAAAAAGTGATACAGTTGAAATAATTGAGGGATTAATTAAAGCAGGTGCAAACATGTTTAGATTAAATTTCTCTCATGGAACTCACGAGTATCATTCTCAAACCCTAGCAAATATCAGAACTGCAATGAAAAATTGTGATACTGTTGTTGGAATCTTACAAGATATCTCAGGACCAAAAGTTAGAATTGGAGATATTAAAGAAAACTTCAGCCTTTTAAAAGGCGATACCATCACTTTTGTAAAAGAAGATATTGTTGGTTTCCAAAAATCATCAAATGAATATGTTGTTTCATTAAACTACCCTGATTTATTAGACAAAGTAAAAGTAAATGAGTTTATTTATTTATACGATGGAACTATTAGAGCTAAAGTAGTACAAACGGGTGAAAAAATCGTTGCAAACATCGAAAACAATGGAACATTGGGTTCAAGAAAAGGAATTAACTTTCCTAATACTATTATTGATATTGATGTAATTACTGCCAAAGATAAAATTGATATTGCTTGGGGAGTTGAAAATAAAGTTGATTATTTTGCAATTTCTTTTGTACAAAATAAAGAAGATATGCTGCAGGCACGTAAACTATTAAATGGTTACAATGGGAAATTAATTGCAAAAATTGAAAAATTTGATGCAGTTGAAAATATTGATGAAATTTTAGAAGCAAGTGATGGACTTATGGTTGCTAGGGGAGATTTAGGTATTGAAGTTCCTTATTACGATGTACCTACTATTCAAAAGACACTAATTAAAAAAGGAAATGCTGTTTCTAAACCTGTTATTACAGCAACTCAAATGTTATTATCAATGACAACAAATGAAAGAGCAACACGAGCAGAAATTTCAGATGTTGCTAATGCTGTTTTAGATGGCACGGATGTTGTTATGCTTTCGGAAGAGAGTGCTATTGGAGATGATCCTGTTAATGTTGTTGAGACTATGAGTAATATTATTAGAAAAACAGAAGAAATATATAATTATGAAAAACAGTATAAAATGGATTATTTAGATCATTTTGATGTTATTCAAGCAACAGCTACGAAATTAGCAGATGATATTCATGCCAAAGGAATTTTAGCACTTACTTCTTCTGGACAAAGTGCTTTAAGAATGTCAAGATACCGACCAAGAACTCCTCTTTATGCTTTCTCACATAAAAAAAGAGTATTGACTTCTTTAGCTATTTCTTGGGGTGTTAACCCAATTGCTACAATTAAAGAAGGAAAATCTTCAAAAATGTTAGCGAAAATGTTAGCTTCTTTAGAATCAAAAGGTTTATTAGATAAAAAAGGACCTTATGTAGCAACAGTTGGATATCCAGTTGGAATGCCTGGCTCTACCAATATTATTAAGATTTTAAATGAAAGTGAAATCGAATATTATTTAAGTTTACTAGACAATAAATAA
- a CDS encoding SAM-dependent methyltransferase, with translation MIKFSEYFHSWLYEKDGYYGSYKTIGKEGDFYTSVSTSSFFGGAIALDIIKTIKEGRLDKNSSIVEIGAHHGYLLADIIQFIYTLEPKLLDTLNFVIVERFDTLQEQQKKYLEESFNKTIKLSFCKDIKELKLPSAYILANEIFDAFACELVFTKDKILQQAFVKDHKIHFITCKNKALIEHCKKYNITKGEVCLTYEDFINTLNQNIKHYDFLTFDYGDKHIRNDFSSRIYKKHEVHPLFEENIKLNNFYKKSDLTYDVHFNHLINLFSKDSSCETEFKTQMKALIDFGILDLLEMLKEHTNDDVYLREVQKVKTLIEPTGMGDRFKMLKVSKYS, from the coding sequence ATGATTAAATTTAGTGAATATTTCCATTCTTGGCTCTATGAAAAAGATGGTTATTACGGCTCTTATAAAACAATTGGAAAAGAAGGAGATTTTTATACTTCAGTTTCTACTTCTTCTTTTTTTGGTGGTGCAATTGCTTTAGATATTATAAAAACAATAAAAGAAGGACGATTAGATAAAAATTCTTCTATTGTTGAAATTGGTGCACACCATGGTTATTTGTTAGCAGATATTATTCAATTTATTTATACTCTGGAGCCTAAATTATTAGATACCTTAAACTTTGTTATTGTTGAACGTTTCGATACTTTGCAAGAACAGCAAAAAAAATACCTAGAAGAATCTTTTAATAAAACGATCAAACTATCTTTTTGTAAAGATATTAAAGAGCTCAAGCTCCCAAGTGCTTATATTCTTGCGAATGAGATATTCGATGCTTTTGCCTGTGAATTAGTCTTCACAAAAGATAAGATTTTACAGCAAGCTTTCGTAAAAGATCACAAAATACATTTTATAACATGTAAAAATAAAGCGTTAATAGAACATTGTAAAAAATATAATATTACAAAAGGTGAAGTTTGTTTGACTTATGAAGATTTTATAAATACCTTAAATCAGAATATTAAGCACTATGACTTTCTCACTTTTGATTATGGAGATAAACACATAAGAAATGATTTTTCATCTCGTATTTATAAAAAACATGAAGTTCATCCTCTTTTTGAAGAGAATATAAAATTAAATAACTTCTACAAAAAAAGTGACTTAACTTATGATGTACATTTTAATCATTTAATCAATTTATTTTCCAAAGATTCTTCTTGCGAAACAGAATTTAAAACACAAATGAAAGCACTTATTGATTTTGGAATCTTGGATTTATTAGAAATGCTTAAAGAGCATACAAATGACGACGTTTATTTACGTGAAGTGCAAAAAGTAAAAACACTTATAGAACCAACTGGGATGGGAGATAGATTTAAGATGTTAAAAGTATCTAAATATTCTTAA
- a CDS encoding DUF779 domain-containing protein, protein MFTSRLDVTEAAALVIEKLKEENTDLVFNQSGGCCDGTAPMCYAKSDFHVPSRNVKLGEICGIEFFIDKDQFEYFKHSHITVDVRKETAFGNSFSLEIDLGYQFITVSRIFTDEEYENLEIK, encoded by the coding sequence ATGTTTACTTCACGATTAGATGTTACAGAAGCAGCAGCTCTTGTAATTGAAAAATTAAAAGAAGAAAATACTGATTTAGTATTTAATCAAAGTGGTGGTTGCTGTGATGGAACTGCACCTATGTGTTATGCTAAGAGTGATTTTCATGTACCCTCACGAAATGTAAAACTAGGTGAGATTTGTGGGATAGAATTTTTTATAGACAAAGATCAATTTGAGTATTTTAAACATTCTCATATTACAGTAGATGTAAGAAAAGAAACCGCTTTTGGAAATTCTTTTTCTCTTGAGATTGATTTAGGATATCAGTTTATTACCGTATCGCGTATTTTTACTGATGAAGAGTATGAGAACTTAGAAATAAAATAA
- a CDS encoding aldehyde dehydrogenase: MVYTKPQYKEQFENFIGGEWVAPLSGEYFDNISPVDGEVLTRIPRSNEADVDLAVAAGVKAFESYKHSTVVERSTMLNKIADAIEANLENLAIADTLDNGKAIRETLAADVPLVVDHFRYFASVIRGESGSVSDLDENTISQEVYEPLGVVAQIIPWNFPLLMAAWKIAPALAAGNAVVLKPASSTPMSILMLMETIQDILPAGLVNIINGAGGKIGKHLSTHPDIKKVGFTGETSTGQLIMQYATENIIPSTLELGGKSPNIFLESIMDKDDAFFDKAIEGLVLFAFNSGEVCTAPSRALIQESIYEPFMKRCLERIEAITMENPLDTTTKMGAQCSKAQQEKILSYIKIGKEEGAELLIGGEAYDNKTHPNGNYIQPTIFKGHNKMRIFQEEIFGPVLAVTTFKTEDEALEIANDTIYGLGSGVWSRDAHQLHKFSRGIEAGRVWVNCYHLYPSHASFGGYKKSGIGRETHMMMLNSYRHTKNILTSYSKDALGFF, translated from the coding sequence ATGGTATATACTAAACCACAATACAAAGAACAATTCGAAAACTTTATCGGAGGAGAATGGGTGGCTCCCTTAAGTGGAGAATATTTTGACAATATTTCTCCTGTTGATGGAGAAGTATTAACTAGAATTCCAAGATCAAATGAAGCAGATGTTGATTTAGCAGTTGCAGCTGGAGTAAAAGCTTTTGAATCGTATAAACACAGCACGGTAGTTGAGCGATCAACAATGCTTAATAAAATTGCAGATGCAATTGAAGCCAATTTAGAAAATCTGGCAATTGCTGATACCTTGGACAATGGTAAAGCAATAAGAGAAACGTTGGCTGCTGATGTACCTTTGGTTGTGGATCATTTTAGATATTTTGCTTCAGTAATTCGTGGTGAGAGTGGCTCTGTAAGTGATTTAGATGAAAATACTATTTCTCAAGAAGTATATGAGCCCTTAGGTGTAGTTGCTCAAATTATTCCATGGAATTTTCCTTTACTTATGGCTGCATGGAAAATTGCACCTGCTTTAGCTGCTGGAAATGCGGTAGTTTTAAAACCTGCTTCATCCACTCCTATGTCAATATTAATGTTAATGGAAACTATTCAAGATATATTACCTGCTGGTTTGGTTAATATTATTAATGGTGCGGGTGGAAAAATTGGTAAACACTTGAGCACACATCCTGATATCAAAAAAGTAGGATTTACAGGTGAGACTTCTACGGGTCAATTAATTATGCAATATGCAACAGAAAATATTATTCCTTCAACACTGGAACTTGGTGGAAAATCACCTAATATCTTTTTAGAATCAATTATGGATAAAGATGATGCCTTTTTTGATAAAGCAATTGAAGGTTTAGTACTGTTTGCTTTTAACTCAGGAGAAGTGTGTACTGCTCCTTCACGTGCTTTAATTCAAGAATCAATTTATGAACCTTTTATGAAAAGATGTTTAGAACGAATTGAAGCAATTACTATGGAAAACCCACTGGATACTACAACAAAAATGGGAGCTCAATGTTCAAAAGCGCAACAAGAAAAAATTCTTTCTTATATTAAAATTGGAAAAGAAGAAGGGGCTGAGTTATTAATTGGAGGTGAAGCTTATGATAATAAAACCCATCCCAATGGTAATTATATTCAACCTACAATTTTTAAAGGTCATAATAAAATGAGAATCTTCCAAGAAGAAATTTTTGGACCAGTTTTAGCAGTTACTACGTTTAAAACAGAAGATGAAGCGCTTGAAATTGCAAATGATACTATTTATGGATTGGGGTCTGGTGTTTGGTCAAGAGATGCTCATCAATTGCATAAATTCTCAAGAGGAATTGAGGCTGGAAGAGTTTGGGTGAATTGTTATCATTTATATCCATCTCATGCTTCTTTTGGGGGATATAAAAAATCAGGAATTGGGCGTGAAACACATATGATGATGTTAAATTCTTACAGACATACTAAAAATATTTTAACGTCTTATTCTAAAGATGCACTTGGTTTCTTTTAG
- a CDS encoding FIST C-terminal domain-containing protein → MKTFLYTFNNNNLNNLIPYKKFKDEKNILVQIFCGHKGSTLQLISSAIKENIPQAICIGTTTDGEISNKRISTLKTIIAISVFKHTHIKGHFLEEVGSTDTGFKIAKTLKTNNTKLIITFTDGIYTNAEDYLKGIELFDKHLMVCGGMAGDNGVFKKTHVCLGDKMISKGVVAVSLNSDILEVKNAHKFDWLPIGIEHRIDKVVGNRIYEIGGMSAKAFYEKYLGDSFAQTEYPLIVKRKGINIARAVLTTYDDGSLGCAGNLYEGDMVHLGFANAEMLMQNPIEYLEHINTFKAETIFIYSCMARRRYMPNLIKIETEPFARIATTAGFFTYAEFYHNNDHNELLNQTLTLVALTENQNIETMNVSPLKRKMGLNQSAFMNTTKSLTSLIQQSTKDYKEQSFKLQEEKNYSQHLLKSQKQFLRHAVHETNTPLSVIMSNIELFEMENGKNKYLKNIEVAMKNIFSIYDDLSYLVKKDQIEYKKHPIDLVDYIRARSDFFEEVANKNNSNFIFTAQNPSMFIYFNETKLQRIIDNNLTNAIKYSYENEDIKLTLTEEKNTYTFLVSSYSRQIIHPEKIFEEYYREEKSQEGFGLGLNLVKRICDEENVEIHLKSNEFQTSFAYVFKKGEQ, encoded by the coding sequence ATGAAAACATTTCTGTATACCTTTAATAACAATAATCTAAACAATTTAATTCCTTATAAAAAGTTCAAAGATGAAAAGAATATTTTAGTACAAATTTTTTGTGGCCATAAAGGAAGTACTTTACAACTTATTTCATCTGCTATAAAAGAAAATATTCCTCAAGCTATTTGCATAGGGACCACCACAGATGGAGAAATATCAAATAAAAGAATTTCTACTCTTAAAACTATAATTGCTATTTCGGTATTTAAACATACTCATATAAAAGGTCATTTTCTTGAAGAAGTGGGAAGTACTGATACTGGTTTTAAAATAGCCAAAACATTAAAAACTAATAATACAAAACTTATTATTACTTTTACTGATGGGATTTATACAAATGCAGAAGATTATTTAAAAGGAATAGAACTTTTTGACAAACACTTAATGGTTTGTGGAGGGATGGCAGGAGATAATGGAGTTTTTAAAAAAACGCATGTATGTTTAGGTGATAAAATGATTTCAAAAGGAGTTGTTGCCGTATCTTTAAACTCAGATATATTGGAAGTAAAAAATGCACATAAGTTTGATTGGTTGCCAATTGGAATTGAGCATAGAATTGATAAAGTAGTGGGTAACCGTATTTACGAAATAGGAGGTATGAGCGCCAAAGCATTTTACGAAAAATACCTTGGAGATTCTTTTGCACAAACAGAATATCCTTTAATTGTAAAACGAAAAGGAATAAATATTGCACGTGCAGTACTTACTACTTATGATGATGGTTCTTTGGGTTGTGCGGGGAACTTGTATGAAGGGGATATGGTACACCTAGGGTTTGCAAATGCTGAAATGCTGATGCAGAATCCCATTGAATACCTTGAGCATATTAATACGTTTAAAGCAGAAACAATTTTTATTTATTCTTGCATGGCAAGGCGAAGATATATGCCAAATTTAATTAAAATAGAGACTGAACCCTTTGCAAGAATTGCTACAACTGCTGGTTTTTTTACGTATGCAGAGTTTTATCATAATAATGACCACAATGAACTTTTAAATCAAACATTAACGCTCGTTGCCCTTACGGAAAATCAAAATATAGAAACCATGAATGTGAGCCCTCTTAAAAGAAAAATGGGTCTTAATCAAAGTGCTTTTATGAACACAACTAAATCTCTCACCTCTTTAATTCAACAAAGCACCAAAGATTATAAAGAACAATCTTTTAAATTACAAGAAGAGAAAAACTATTCACAACACTTACTTAAATCACAAAAACAATTTTTGCGTCATGCTGTACATGAGACAAATACTCCATTAAGTGTTATTATGTCTAATATTGAGCTTTTTGAGATGGAAAATGGAAAAAATAAATATTTAAAAAATATTGAAGTTGCCATGAAAAATATCTTTTCAATTTATGATGATTTGTCCTATTTGGTTAAAAAAGATCAAATAGAATATAAAAAACATCCTATTGATTTAGTTGATTATATAAGAGCTCGCAGTGATTTTTTTGAAGAAGTTGCGAATAAAAACAATTCAAACTTTATATTTACAGCTCAAAACCCTAGCATGTTTATTTATTTTAATGAAACAAAACTTCAACGAATAATTGATAATAACCTAACAAATGCTATAAAGTATTCTTACGAAAATGAAGATATCAAGCTCACATTAACAGAAGAAAAAAACACATACACGTTTTTAGTTTCATCTTATTCAAGACAAATAATTCATCCAGAAAAAATATTTGAAGAATATTACAGAGAAGAAAAATCACAAGAAGGTTTTGGTTTAGGATTAAATTTAGTTAAACGAATTTGTGATGAAGAAAATGTAGAGATACATCTAAAATCAAATGAATTTCAAACTTCATTTGCTTATGTATTTAAAAAAGGCGAACAATGA
- a CDS encoding response regulator transcription factor — translation MKILLLEDDIMLNEAIKQYLETIGHAIHSVKEGNHCLDVLEKERFDLLILDINVPNIDGLSILEKLHEEKRMVPTIFISALIDIEDISRAFDIGCHDYLKKPFHLKELNIRINKILQTRQVPMHHKRLSRSYSFDNETMTLYFDNEPKILPKRQVQIIQLLSNNRSLVVNYDMFRDYVWDDDFIDNATIRAEVNRVKKVLKEDFIINIRGIGYMVERPK, via the coding sequence ATGAAAATACTCTTATTAGAAGATGACATTATGTTAAATGAGGCTATTAAACAGTATTTAGAAACCATAGGGCATGCGATACATTCAGTAAAAGAAGGAAATCACTGCCTTGATGTTTTAGAAAAAGAACGTTTTGATTTACTTATTTTAGATATTAATGTACCCAATATTGATGGTTTGTCTATTTTAGAAAAACTGCATGAAGAAAAAAGAATGGTACCCACTATTTTTATTTCAGCTTTAATTGATATAGAAGATATTAGCAGAGCATTTGATATAGGCTGTCATGATTATTTAAAAAAACCTTTTCATTTAAAAGAATTAAATATTAGAATTAATAAAATTCTTCAAACCAGACAAGTACCTATGCATCACAAAAGATTATCACGATCCTATAGTTTTGATAATGAAACAATGACTTTATATTTTGATAATGAACCAAAGATATTACCAAAAAGACAGGTACAAATCATTCAATTATTAAGTAATAATAGATCTCTTGTTGTTAATTACGATATGTTTAGAGATTATGTTTGGGACGATGATTTTATTGATAATGCCACTATTAGAGCAGAAGTAAACCGCGTAAAAAAAGTTCTTAAAGAAGATTTCATTATCAATATTAGAGGTATAGGTTATATGGTTGAGAGACCAAAATAA
- a CDS encoding 4-oxalomesaconate tautomerase, protein MYSSIPYMQIRGGSSKGIFFNKKDLPIDEKERNEIILSIVGRDKNQIDGLGGGNPLTSKVAIVSKSTKINCDIDYLFIQVVLGENKVDTSPNCGNILSGVGAFCIEEGLIKAQDKETCIVINMINSNTLCELIIQTPNKKLSFEGSASIDGVEGSSSPIICNYQNIAGSLCGSLFPTGKKIDVINGIEVTCIDNGMPVVLIKATSFGKTAYESCDELEQDLEFKKKLEKLRLEAGKMMNLGDVSSKVIPKMTLLSKAKNKGHINTRTFIPHACHSAIGVLGAVSVASACLFEQCITKDFVNTSKELVQKISVEHPSGEFSVELTCIEKNNELEITKAGLLRTARIISKGICYPHREILQ, encoded by the coding sequence ATGTATTCTTCAATTCCTTATATGCAAATTCGTGGAGGAAGTTCAAAAGGTATTTTTTTTAACAAAAAAGATTTACCAATAGATGAGAAAGAAAGAAATGAGATTATTTTAAGCATAGTAGGACGAGATAAAAATCAAATAGATGGTTTAGGTGGGGGAAATCCACTTACATCAAAAGTTGCTATTGTTTCAAAATCTACAAAAATAAATTGTGATATTGACTATTTATTTATTCAAGTTGTTCTTGGTGAAAATAAAGTAGATACATCTCCTAATTGTGGGAATATCCTATCCGGGGTAGGTGCTTTTTGTATAGAAGAAGGTTTAATTAAAGCCCAAGATAAAGAGACTTGTATTGTAATTAATATGATAAATAGTAATACACTTTGTGAACTTATAATACAAACACCAAATAAAAAACTAAGTTTTGAAGGATCAGCTAGTATTGATGGAGTAGAAGGAAGTAGCTCTCCTATTATTTGCAATTATCAAAATATTGCAGGTTCGCTTTGTGGTTCTTTATTTCCTACGGGGAAGAAAATAGATGTAATTAATGGCATTGAAGTCACTTGTATTGATAATGGAATGCCTGTTGTTTTAATCAAAGCTACTTCTTTTGGAAAAACTGCTTATGAGTCATGTGATGAATTAGAACAAGATTTAGAATTTAAAAAAAAACTAGAAAAACTTAGATTAGAAGCAGGAAAAATGATGAACTTAGGAGACGTAAGTTCTAAGGTCATTCCTAAAATGACCTTATTATCAAAAGCAAAAAACAAAGGACATATAAATACTAGAACCTTTATTCCTCATGCTTGCCACAGTGCTATTGGTGTTTTAGGTGCAGTTTCAGTAGCCAGTGCTTGTTTATTTGAGCAATGCATTACAAAAGACTTTGTGAATACATCAAAAGAATTAGTACAAAAAATATCTGTAGAACATCCTTCTGGTGAGTTCAGTGTTGAACTTACTTGTATAGAAAAAAACAATGAATTAGAAATAACAAAAGCTGGTTTATTACGAACAGCAAGAATAATTAGTAAGGGTATATGCTACCCCCATAGAGAAATTTTACAGTAA
- a CDS encoding amidohydrolase family protein: MEKKTCLAPIRNTKIPKYKTMKNACDAHCHVFGPREIFPYSQKASYWPPDTSEEQLRKMHDTIGIQRAVLVQASCHGTDNSAMLDAISKNPARYKGVCIADGSFTKEDFKYLDDNGVKGVRFNFVQHLGGAPDLIMMEEVIKKVIPLGWHLVIHVNAEDIITYADFFEKFDLPIIVDHMGRVPTNKGVEQKAYQILCEFMKKPNWWVKISGAERIAVSPPFYDAIVYAQGLVAIASDRILWGTDCPHPNIKEHMPNDADLLDLFPLMVPDLKLQKQILVDNPARLYGWEN; encoded by the coding sequence TTGGAAAAAAAAACTTGTTTAGCACCTATTAGGAATACAAAAATACCCAAGTATAAAACAATGAAAAATGCATGTGATGCACATTGCCATGTTTTTGGGCCAAGAGAGATATTCCCTTATTCTCAAAAAGCAAGTTATTGGCCACCTGATACCTCAGAAGAACAATTAAGAAAAATGCACGATACTATTGGTATACAACGAGCTGTTTTAGTACAAGCATCTTGTCATGGCACCGATAATAGCGCGATGCTTGATGCTATATCTAAAAATCCTGCAAGATATAAGGGTGTTTGTATTGCAGATGGCAGTTTTACCAAAGAAGATTTCAAATATTTAGATGACAACGGAGTTAAAGGTGTTCGTTTTAATTTTGTACAGCATTTAGGCGGAGCTCCTGATTTAATAATGATGGAAGAAGTCATTAAAAAAGTCATTCCTTTAGGCTGGCACTTAGTTATACATGTCAATGCGGAAGATATTATTACTTATGCTGATTTTTTTGAAAAATTTGACTTACCTATTATTGTAGATCATATGGGAAGAGTGCCAACGAATAAAGGAGTTGAACAAAAAGCCTATCAAATTCTTTGTGAATTTATGAAAAAACCCAATTGGTGGGTTAAGATTTCTGGTGCTGAAAGAATAGCTGTTAGTCCTCCTTTTTATGATGCAATTGTTTATGCTCAAGGCTTAGTTGCTATTGCATCTGATAGAATTCTTTGGGGGACAGATTGCCCCCATCCAAATATAAAAGAACATATGCCAAATGATGCCGATTTATTAGATTTATTTCCTTTAATGGTGCCAGATCTTAAATTACAAAAACAAATACTTGTTGATAATCCAGCAAGACTTTATGGATGGGAGAACTAA
- the ligK gene encoding 4-carboxy-4-hydroxy-2-oxoadipate aldolase/oxaloacetate decarboxylase: MLREQVLGVAVKQINRAPKKQIERLETLGSATVHEAQKRVGQLEPSLKPVFQGARIAGSAITVLLQPGDNWMLHVAMELAQPGDIIIASCTTSNTDGFFGDLLASSALAQGVKGLIIEGGVRDTRDLKEMNFPVWSKAISIRGTVKNTLGSVNVPIICAGQQINPGDIVIADDDGICVVPYENAKIVADAGEKRETYESEKREEFDKGVLGLDLYKMREPLKKAGFKYFETNEDLKNSI, from the coding sequence ATGTTAAGAGAACAAGTACTGGGAGTTGCTGTTAAACAAATCAACAGAGCCCCTAAGAAACAAATTGAAAGATTAGAAACACTTGGAAGCGCAACAGTTCATGAAGCCCAAAAAAGAGTAGGACAATTAGAACCTAGCTTAAAGCCTGTTTTTCAAGGCGCTAGAATTGCAGGTTCTGCAATTACTGTTTTATTACAACCAGGGGATAACTGGATGTTACATGTTGCTATGGAACTAGCACAGCCTGGTGATATTATTATTGCTTCTTGTACCACTTCAAATACAGATGGTTTTTTTGGGGATTTACTTGCATCTTCTGCTCTTGCACAAGGTGTAAAAGGTTTAATTATTGAAGGTGGAGTTAGAGATACAAGAGATTTAAAAGAGATGAACTTTCCTGTTTGGTCAAAAGCAATTTCTATTAGAGGAACTGTTAAAAATACTCTGGGCTCTGTAAATGTTCCTATTATTTGTGCAGGACAGCAAATCAATCCAGGTGATATAGTAATTGCTGATGATGATGGAATTTGTGTAGTTCCTTATGAAAACGCAAAAATTGTAGCTGATGCAGGAGAAAAAAGAGAAACTTATGAGAGTGAAAAAAGAGAAGAGTTTGATAAGGGTGTTTTAGGTTTAGATTTATACAAAATGAGAGAACCTTTAAAAAAAGCAGGGTTTAAATATTTTGAAACAAATGAAGATTTAAAGAATAGCATTTAA
- a CDS encoding amidohydrolase: MIIDCHGHYTTAPKELTDYRDKQKNELKNDPLIKHLKGEINITDEQLKESIVNNQLKLQTQRGSDLTIFSPRASRMEHHIGNLSTSIAWTEHCNDLIGRIVGLFPKNFVGVAQLPQSQGESLEASIKELERCVNDLGFIGLNLNPDPSGGYFNDVPPLDDKYWYPLYEKMVELEVPAMIHVSGCCNDTFHATSSYYLGADTTAFTQLFMSKTLFKDFPSLKFIIPHGGGAVPYHWGRYRGFTDMLALDHIDKIIENNIYFDTCVYHQEGIDLLVDVVPTKNILFASEMIGAVRGIDPQTGHYFDDTKRYITDAKISDEKKKMIFEDNIRTVFPRINAHIKKYCK; the protein is encoded by the coding sequence ATGATTATTGATTGTCATGGACATTATACAACAGCGCCAAAAGAATTAACAGATTATAGAGATAAACAAAAAAATGAGTTAAAAAACGATCCATTAATTAAACACTTAAAAGGTGAGATTAATATAACAGATGAGCAATTGAAAGAAAGTATTGTAAATAATCAACTAAAACTTCAAACCCAAAGAGGAAGTGATTTAACAATCTTTTCTCCAAGAGCTAGCAGAATGGAACACCATATAGGTAACTTATCCACAAGTATTGCATGGACAGAACATTGTAATGATTTAATAGGAAGAATTGTGGGACTTTTCCCTAAAAACTTTGTAGGTGTTGCCCAACTTCCTCAATCCCAAGGAGAAAGTTTAGAAGCTAGTATTAAAGAGTTAGAAAGATGTGTTAATGACTTAGGTTTTATTGGCTTGAATTTAAATCCAGATCCTTCAGGCGGATATTTTAATGATGTTCCACCCTTAGATGATAAATATTGGTATCCTTTATATGAAAAAATGGTTGAACTTGAAGTGCCTGCTATGATTCATGTAAGTGGCTGTTGTAATGATACTTTTCATGCTACCTCATCTTATTATTTAGGTGCAGATACCACAGCTTTTACTCAACTATTTATGAGCAAAACTCTTTTTAAAGATTTTCCAAGTTTAAAATTTATCATTCCACACGGCGGTGGAGCAGTTCCTTATCATTGGGGTAGATATAGAGGATTTACTGATATGTTAGCCTTAGATCATATAGATAAAATTATAGAAAACAATATCTATTTTGATACCTGTGTTTACCATCAAGAAGGCATTGATTTACTAGTAGATGTAGTTCCTACAAAAAACATTTTATTTGCTTCTGAAATGATTGGAGCTGTACGTGGAATTGATCCACAAACGGGACATTATTTTGATGATACAAAAAGGTATATCACAGATGCTAAAATCTCTGATGAAAAAAAGAAAATGATTTTTGAAGATAATATTAGGACAGTATTTCCAAGAATTAATGCCCATATTAAAAAATACTGTAAATAA